One genomic region from Spirosoma sp. KCTC 42546 encodes:
- a CDS encoding sigma-54 dependent transcriptional regulator, with translation MLLIIDDDIAIQTSLSLLFRKEGFTVRVADGPFEAFEVLDEEVPELILLDMNFSVDTSGDDGLRLLRRIRERLPNIPVILITGWGSIDLAVEGMKAGAKDFITKPWQNDHLVQAVQTALNLAQPASTSPNRRKLDQQFRFDNIVGEDPNLLDILTTIGRVSPTDAPVLITGESGTGKELIAEAIHQNSRRKRQPFVKVNLGGISSTLFESELFGHVRGAFTDAKTDRVGRFELANKGSIFLDEIGDLDPASQVKLLRVLQDRTFEPLGSSKSKTVDVRVICATNRNLEEMVSRGQFREDLFYRINLITVRLPALRERPGDIPLLVNYFVTNLKTIYNRPDLRVGPVAQKWLKNLALPGNIRQLKNVVERTVLLSSNDELQTEDFERNLTSNVTTPLHAPSSLPDVGTMTLEEMEYQMIQRAMAFHHNRVAKVARALGITRFALYRRLEKFGIPYTEE, from the coding sequence ATGCTCCTCATCATCGACGACGATATTGCTATTCAAACGTCACTTTCCCTGTTGTTCAGGAAAGAAGGATTTACTGTGCGCGTTGCCGATGGGCCGTTTGAGGCTTTTGAGGTTCTGGACGAGGAAGTGCCTGAGTTGATTTTGCTCGATATGAATTTCTCGGTCGATACTTCCGGCGATGATGGGCTGCGTTTATTACGTCGAATTCGGGAACGACTGCCTAACATACCAGTCATTCTGATTACCGGATGGGGGAGTATCGATCTGGCGGTGGAAGGCATGAAAGCCGGAGCAAAGGATTTTATTACGAAACCCTGGCAAAATGATCACCTCGTTCAGGCGGTTCAAACAGCGCTGAATCTGGCGCAACCCGCATCGACATCGCCCAATCGTCGGAAACTCGATCAGCAGTTTCGGTTCGATAACATTGTGGGCGAAGACCCCAATTTGCTGGATATCCTGACAACCATCGGGCGCGTATCGCCAACCGATGCGCCCGTATTGATAACGGGCGAAAGTGGTACGGGCAAGGAACTCATTGCCGAAGCCATTCACCAGAACAGTCGCCGGAAACGCCAGCCGTTTGTGAAAGTGAATCTGGGTGGTATTTCATCGACACTCTTCGAAAGTGAACTGTTCGGGCATGTGCGGGGTGCCTTTACCGATGCCAAAACCGATCGCGTAGGTCGTTTCGAACTGGCCAATAAAGGGTCTATTTTCCTGGACGAAATTGGGGATCTTGATCCCGCCAGTCAGGTTAAATTACTACGCGTGTTGCAGGATCGGACGTTCGAACCGTTAGGCAGTAGCAAATCTAAAACGGTTGATGTGCGGGTAATTTGTGCGACTAACCGTAATCTCGAAGAGATGGTCAGCAGAGGGCAGTTTCGGGAAGATTTATTTTACCGGATCAACCTCATTACCGTTCGATTGCCTGCCTTGCGGGAGCGCCCTGGAGATATTCCATTGCTGGTCAACTACTTCGTAACCAACCTGAAAACCATTTATAATCGCCCGGACTTGCGCGTAGGCCCGGTGGCGCAGAAGTGGCTGAAAAACCTCGCGTTGCCGGGCAATATCCGACAGTTGAAAAACGTGGTTGAGCGAACCGTTCTCCTGTCCTCGAACGATGAATTGCAAACCGAAGACTTCGAGCGAAACCTCACATCAAACGTAACCACCCCGCTCCATGCCCCGAGCTCCCTGCCAGATGTAGGCACCATGACCCTGGAGGAGATGGAATACCAAATGATTCAGCGTGCTATGGCGTTCCATCATAATCGGGTAGCGAAAGTAGCGCGAGCGTTAGGCATCACCCGTTTTGCACTCTACCGCCGATTAGAGAAATTTGGCATCCCGTATACTGAGGAGTAG